TGCATTATGGCATGGCTGGAGGGGTTGAGGCCGTAGTGGAGGATTCTGGGACAGTCTCCTTTACAGTAGCCAGGGTTGTACTGGTGTGGGGCGAGATATTTGACCAGGCCTAACGCAGCAAAGGTGACCCGGTAGGAGTGGAGTTTGCACTGGTTCTTGGGCGAGGGTTTCTTGTGTTTTCGGTAGTTGGGGATGTCGGAGGCGATGCTACCTGGGGGATTAGGGCCGTTGGAGCGACGGAGTCGGGGGGCGAAGAGGTGGTGAGGCTCTGGAGTCAGACCCCCCAAACTGGACCACCCAGTTCGGGTCGCTGCCCTCCACTCTCTGGTTTCTTCCTCTTcattgaggaagaggaggagagcgggGGTGTTGAGGTGATTTGCGGAGGCcgccctccttcccctccagtgTCCCCCTCGGATTCTCCACAGGCTTCCCAAGGCCTCGCTCCTCCAATGCCCAGGATCCAAGCACCAATACTGGGCCATGAGGGTCAGGCGACTGCCCTGCTTTGGCCTTTCCTGGGTCAGCTTTACCACCTGTGTGGTGAGGTGCTCTGTGATGTCAGTTTCTGTCCACTGCTGATGCGGCTCCAGGGTGACTAGGCGCCCCAGACCTCCATGGGGGCTTGTCCAGCTATCATTCCCCAGAGAGGAGACACTGGCCCTgcaacggagaggagaggggtggggcgTCCTGGATGTATTAGAGGGACGGAGGTGGACAAAGGAGGCTCTCACTAGCTGTTCCAGGGAGAGGGACTGGAGGTCGTACTCCACTGTGTAGGTGTAGcgcaggactggaggagggagagagaacatgcagagagaggagaggagggagagagaacatgcagagagaggacaggagggagaaaaacatgtatagagagagagagagagagagagagagagagagagagagagagagagagagagagagagagagagagagagagagagatggagatggagagggttgagggagagaaaggatgtAAAGAACAGGGAGAGATGACAATGGTAGGAGTCAATATCTTCATCTCACCTTTGACCTGATACACTTCTAAATTATAATGGTCAGGCTTCACCATAACAAACAGTTACAAAGACAAAGGGTAACCTAGACTATTCTAAACCATAGCATATACCCAATACCCATCATAACCTATAGCCTTAATAACGGTTTATCTATTGTTATTATGAATGACAATGAATAGTTGTACAACAGGCCTACCCTTAACCACTGCAATTTCATATAATCAGATAGACAAAACCTTCAGGATGATAAGCGCTTGTTATCTTACACACTGTGTCTCACCTGAAGACGATGTCAGAGACCACACCTGGGTGGTGTTGGGTCGCAACAGACGCGCTGTGTTCGACCCGAACTTCCGATGCTGTTTAGGCCTCCCATCCGGGTCGGCCGCGCTCTTAAACAAACTTAACATATATTGCAAGTTCTGGTCGGCCTTCTGTGCTTCTGTTAGCAGCGTGTGAAGCGGCTCCTGCTGGTTTTTCTGACTAGTGCTATGGTGATTTCGGCGACATCTCCCACCGAGTTGTGATTGTAACGAAGCAGAGGGATCGGTAGGAATGTTGGCCATTTCCCCGTCCGCTCGGGTAAACGTAGAACACAAGCAAAATAGGAAAAAGGACAGGATACATGTGTTGTTACGGTGGGTAGCCCTCATGTTCGACCTAGCACCGGTGAAAGCCCGAGTTACTGCCACCAGAAGGATGGAATCAAAAGGTGTGATTTCTTACCGAGGACAAGGTGAGACGCGCGCTCACCTGACAAACAACCTGCCATTTTCgctcgtcactagttaccacagcgcCATAAACCACGCCCATTTCTACAAATTATATTCTCAAAATAtgtttttaaacctaaccttagccacactgctaaccgtgtgcctaaccttaaatgaaaTCATTTTTGTTTATATACATTTTTACGATATGACTTTGTGGCAGTGGAAAACACCATAATCTGTTTGACCCCCAATTGACCCCTCTCGTGAGGTGTGGACGACAAAGGAGCAATTGTCATGCCCTGATGAAAGCT
The window above is part of the Oncorhynchus gorbuscha isolate QuinsamMale2020 ecotype Even-year linkage group LG21, OgorEven_v1.0, whole genome shotgun sequence genome. Proteins encoded here:
- the bmp15 gene encoding bone morphogenetic protein 15 translates to MRATHRNNTCILSFFLFCLCSTFTRADGEMANIPTDPSASLQSQLGGRCRRNHHSTSQKNQQEPLHTLLTEAQKADQNLQYMLSLFKSAADPDGRPKQHRKFGSNTARLLRPNTTQVWSLTSSSVLRYTYTVEYDLQSLSLEQLVRASFVHLRPSNTSRTPHPSPLRCRASVSSLGNDSWTSPHGGLGRLVTLEPHQQWTETDITEHLTTQVVKLTQERPKQGSRLTLMAQYWCLDPGHWRSEALGSLWRIRGGHWRGRRAASANHLNTPALLLFLNEEEETREWRAATRTGWSSLGGLTPEPHHLFAPRLRRSNGPNPPGSIASDIPNYRKHKKPSPKNQCKLHSYRVTFAALGLVKYLAPHQYNPGYCKGDCPRILHYGLNPSSHAIMQNLIKGKGMDEVPSLSCVPYKYKPISVLMLLDDNKTVDYKEIPDMIAESCTCR